In Centroberyx gerrardi isolate f3 chromosome 20, fCenGer3.hap1.cur.20231027, whole genome shotgun sequence, a genomic segment contains:
- the LOC139927988 gene encoding dnaJ homolog subfamily C member 7-like has translation MAAVDIDMPMEAEAHILNQEDMEREAEGFKEQGNAFYVKKDYSEAFNYYTKAIDACPKNASYYGNRAATLMMLCRFREALEDSQQAVRLDDCFMKGHLREGKCHLSLGNAMAASRCFQKVLELEPSNSQAQQEHKNATSVLEYERMADFGFEKRDFRKVVYCMDRALGLAPACHRFKILKAECLALLGRYPEAQSVASDILRMDSTNADALYVRGLCLYYEDCIDKAVQFFVQALRMAPDHEKARLACRNAKALKAKKEEGNQAFKDCSYDAAYQLYTEALTIDPNNIKTNAKLYCNRGTAGAKLKKLDQAIEDCTSAIKLDDTYIKAYLRRAQCYMNTEQYEEAVRDYEKVYQTEKTKEHKHLLKTAQLELKKSKRKDYYKVLGVGKNATDDEIKKAYRKRALMHHPDRHSAATAEVQKEEEKKFKEVGEAFTVLSDPKKKVRYDNGHDLEDDGGFGGGDFDANNIFRAFFGGQGGGFNFESSSNAGPGNFFFQFG, from the exons tgAGGCCGAAGGCTTCAAAGAGCAAGGAAATGCATTCTACGTCAAGAAGGATTACTCTGAGGCTTTCAACTACTACACAAAGGCCATCG ATGCATGCCCCAAAAATGccagttactatggcaacagGGCAGCCACTCTCATGATGCTCTGTCGCTTTCGAGAGGCCTTAGAAGACTCCCAGCAGGCTGTGCGGCTGGATGACTGCTTCATGAAG GGTCATCTGCGTGAGGGCAAGTGCCACCTATCTTTGGGAAATGCCATGGCAGCTAGCCGCTGCTTTCAGAAGGTTCTGGAACTGGAGCCCAGCAATAGCCAGGCCCAGCAGGAG CATAAGAATGCTACATCAGTCCTGGAGTATGAACGAATGGCGGACTTTGGCTTTGAAAAGCGGGATTTCAGAAAG GTGGTGTACTGTATGGACCGGGCCCTAGGTCTGGCCCCTGCCTGCCACCGCTTCAAAATCCTCAAGGCCGAGTGTCTGGCTCTGCTGGGACGCTATCCGGAAGCCCAGTCAGTGGCAAG CGACATCCTGCGGATGGATTCCACCAACGCAGACGCGCTGTACGTTCGAGGCCTATGTCTTTACTACGAGGACTGCATCGATAAAGCTGTGCAGTTCTTCGTCCAGGCTCTGCGCATGGCACCTGACCACGAGAAAGCCCGGCTAGCCTGCAGG AACGCCAAAGCCTTAAAAGCCAAGAAAGAGGAAGGCAACCAGGCATTCAAGGACTGCAGCTATGATGCAGCCTACCAGCTGTACACAGAGGCCCTGACAATAGACCCCAACAACATCAAGACCAACGCGAAGCTCTACTGCAACAGGGGAACGGCAGGAGCCAAG CTGAAGAAACTCGATCAGGCCATTGAAGACTGCACCAGTGCAATCAAGCTGGACGACACTTACATCAAGGCGTACTTGAGACGGGCCCAGTG ttACATGAACACGGAGCAGTATGAAGAAGCTGTACGggactatgaaaaggtctaccAGACGGAAAAGACCAAAG AACACAAGCATCTGCTGAAGACAGCCCAGCTggagctgaaaaagagcaagaggaaagatTACTACAAGGTGCTGGGGGTCGGCAAGAACGCCACCGACGACGAGATCAAGAAGGCCTATCGCAAACGGGCCCTCATGCACCACCCAG ACCGCCACAGCGCAGCGACTGCGGAGGtgcagaaggaagaggagaagaagttCAAGGAGGTGGGCGAGGCCTTCACTGTGCTCTCCGACCCCAAGAAGAAGGTCCGCTACGACAATGGACACGACCTCGAGGACGATGGTGGCTTTGGTGGAGGAG ATTTCGATGCCAACAACATCTTCAGGGCCTTCTTCGGTGGCCAAGGCGGAGGATTCAACTTTGAATCCAGTTCAA ATGCTGGGCCTGGAAATTTCTTTTTCCAGTTTGGTTAA